The following proteins are co-located in the Massilia litorea genome:
- a CDS encoding sodium:solute symporter family protein, whose product MNYTLITCVVLYLLGTLALGVWAGTRIKNTSDFAVAGRSLPLIMVITTTFATWFGAETVMGVPAKFVQGGLNAVIEDPFGAGTCLILVGLFFATKLYKLNLLTIGDYYRERYGKGIEIFCSVAIILSYLGWVAAQITALGLVFSVLTNGAMAPAAGMVIGTLAVLIYVVVGGFLAVALTDFIQMIVLVIGMSIIAFFAADLAGGAGRVFDMAQHADLWRLWPEPTFTDIIFFFGAAITMMFGSIPQQDVFQRVMSAKDAPTARTGAVIGGASYILFGFVPMFIVAAAVVVMGDNAMDIAKNDYQRLLPTFVMTKMPLIMQILFFGALLSAIKSTSSATLLAPSTSFTENILKNLRPGMNDKQQLFAMRMTIVVFAALVLAYAIAMEGTSIYELVSSAYQVTLVAAFVPLVMGLYWKRATTQGAIFSIGAGLFVWILFFPQISSLGEHFPGQLAGLLAAFAGMFAGSLAPQVLKNRTEKSKTWPSPIVTDTSVRRILGFQTVPG is encoded by the coding sequence ATGAACTACACCTTGATTACCTGTGTCGTGCTCTACCTGCTGGGCACGCTGGCGCTGGGAGTGTGGGCGGGTACGCGCATCAAGAATACCAGTGACTTCGCGGTTGCCGGGCGCAGCCTGCCTTTGATCATGGTGATTACGACGACCTTCGCCACCTGGTTCGGCGCCGAAACCGTGATGGGTGTCCCGGCGAAATTCGTGCAGGGCGGCCTGAATGCGGTCATCGAGGACCCGTTCGGCGCCGGCACCTGCCTGATCCTGGTGGGTCTCTTTTTCGCGACCAAGCTGTATAAACTCAATTTGCTGACGATCGGCGACTACTACCGCGAGCGCTACGGCAAGGGCATCGAAATCTTTTGCTCGGTCGCCATCATCCTCAGTTACCTCGGCTGGGTCGCGGCCCAGATCACGGCGCTCGGCCTGGTATTCTCGGTGCTGACCAACGGTGCGATGGCGCCTGCCGCCGGCATGGTGATCGGCACCCTGGCCGTGCTGATCTATGTCGTGGTCGGCGGTTTCCTGGCCGTGGCATTGACCGATTTCATCCAGATGATCGTGCTGGTGATCGGCATGTCGATCATCGCCTTCTTCGCGGCGGACCTCGCCGGCGGCGCCGGCCGCGTGTTCGACATGGCCCAGCATGCGGATTTGTGGCGCCTGTGGCCGGAGCCGACTTTTACCGACATCATTTTCTTCTTCGGCGCGGCCATCACGATGATGTTCGGCAGCATCCCGCAGCAGGACGTGTTCCAGCGCGTCATGTCGGCCAAGGATGCGCCCACCGCGCGCACCGGCGCCGTGATCGGCGGCGCCAGCTACATCCTGTTCGGCTTCGTGCCGATGTTCATCGTCGCCGCCGCCGTGGTCGTGATGGGCGACAACGCCATGGACATCGCCAAGAACGACTACCAGCGCCTGCTGCCGACCTTCGTGATGACCAAGATGCCGCTGATCATGCAGATCCTGTTCTTCGGCGCCCTGCTGTCGGCCATCAAGAGCACCTCGTCGGCCACCCTGCTGGCGCCGTCGACCAGTTTTACGGAAAACATCCTGAAAAACCTGCGTCCGGGCATGAACGACAAGCAGCAACTGTTCGCCATGCGCATGACCATCGTCGTCTTCGCGGCGCTGGTGCTGGCCTACGCGATCGCGATGGAGGGTACGTCGATCTATGAACTGGTGTCGTCGGCCTACCAGGTCACCCTGGTCGCCGCCTTTGTGCCGCTGGTCATGGGCCTGTACTGGAAGCGGGCGACGACCCAGGGCGCGATCTTCTCGATCGGTGCCGGGCTGTTCGTGTGGATTCTGTTCTTCCCGCAGATTTCCTCGCTGGGCGAGCATTTCCCGGGACAGCTGGCCGGCTTGTTGGCGGCGTTTGCGGGCATGTTCGCCGGTTCGCTGGCGCCGCAGGTGCTCAAGAACCGGACGGAAAAATCGAAGACGTGGCCTTCCCCCATCGTCACGGACACTTCCGTTAGGCGCATTTTAGGTTTTCAAACTGTACCGGGCTGA
- a CDS encoding aldehyde dehydrogenase, with the protein MSTTPWHDRAAALRIDACAFIDGERVDARSGARFDCLSPVDGRKLAEAARCGGEDVDAAVASARAAFEDRRWAGKAPAERKKILVRFADLMLTNRDELALLETLDMGKPIRYSRSVDVQLAQNCIRWYGEAIDKLYDQVAPTADSSLALITREPVGVVAAIIPWNYPMLMAAWKIGPALAAGNSLILKPSEKAPLSALRLAELALEAGVPAGVFNVLPGFGDEAGRALGLHMDVDCIAFTGSTRTGKQIVQMAGQSNLKRAWTELGGKSANIVCADCPDLDAAVSAAIGSIYFNQGESCNAPSRLFVEASIKDAFLDKALTMIPDFAPGDPLDEATVMGAIVDPIQMKTVLGYIEAGKAEGARLLAGGKAARVESGGLYVEPTLFDGVDASMRIAREEIFGPVLSVLSFTSLDDAVRQANATPYGLAAAVWTADISKAIRTARALRAGTVHVNQYDSDDITVPFGGYKQSGNGRDKSLHAFDKYTELKTTWIQVG; encoded by the coding sequence ATGTCCACAACACCTTGGCACGACCGCGCCGCCGCCCTGCGGATCGACGCCTGTGCATTCATCGATGGCGAACGCGTCGACGCCCGCTCTGGTGCGCGTTTCGATTGTCTCTCTCCGGTCGACGGCCGCAAGCTGGCCGAGGCCGCGCGCTGCGGCGGCGAAGATGTCGACGCGGCGGTAGCCAGCGCCCGTGCCGCCTTCGAGGACCGGCGCTGGGCGGGCAAGGCGCCAGCCGAACGCAAGAAAATCCTGGTCCGCTTCGCCGACCTGATGTTGACCAATCGCGACGAGCTGGCGCTGCTCGAAACCCTGGACATGGGCAAGCCGATCCGCTACAGCCGCAGCGTCGACGTCCAGCTCGCGCAGAATTGCATCCGCTGGTATGGCGAAGCGATCGACAAACTCTACGACCAGGTTGCGCCCACCGCCGACAGCAGCCTGGCCCTGATCACGCGCGAACCGGTCGGCGTCGTCGCCGCCATCATCCCCTGGAATTATCCGATGCTGATGGCGGCCTGGAAGATCGGCCCGGCGCTGGCCGCCGGCAACAGCCTGATATTAAAACCCTCGGAAAAGGCGCCCTTGAGTGCGCTGCGCCTGGCCGAGCTGGCGCTCGAGGCCGGCGTGCCGGCGGGCGTCTTCAATGTCCTGCCCGGATTCGGCGACGAAGCAGGCCGCGCCCTCGGCCTGCACATGGACGTCGACTGCATTGCCTTTACCGGGTCCACCCGCACCGGCAAGCAGATCGTGCAAATGGCAGGCCAGTCGAACCTGAAACGCGCCTGGACCGAACTGGGCGGCAAGTCGGCGAACATCGTCTGCGCCGATTGCCCGGACCTGGATGCGGCCGTGTCCGCCGCCATCGGTTCCATCTATTTTAATCAGGGAGAAAGCTGCAACGCACCTTCCCGCCTGTTCGTCGAAGCCTCGATCAAGGATGCCTTCCTCGATAAAGCATTAACAATGATCCCGGACTTCGCGCCCGGCGACCCGCTCGACGAAGCCACCGTGATGGGCGCGATCGTCGACCCGATCCAGATGAAAACCGTGCTCGGCTATATCGAGGCCGGCAAGGCGGAGGGGGCGCGCCTGCTGGCCGGCGGCAAGGCGGCGCGCGTGGAGAGCGGCGGCCTGTACGTCGAGCCGACCCTGTTCGACGGCGTCGACGCAAGCATGCGCATCGCGCGCGAGGAAATCTTCGGGCCGGTGCTGTCGGTGCTGTCGTTTACGAGCCTCGACGACGCGGTGCGCCAGGCGAATGCCACGCCCTACGGCCTGGCGGCGGCCGTGTGGACGGCAGATATAAGTAAAGCGATCCGCACGGCACGGGCACTGCGGGCCGGTACCGTGCACGTGAACCAGTACGACAGCGACGACATCACGGTCCCCTTCGGTGGCTATAAACAATCCGGCAACGGCCGCGACAAGTCGCTGCACGCCTTCGATAAATATACGGAGCTGAAGACGACCTGGATCCAGGTCGGGTAG
- a CDS encoding glutamine synthetase family protein → MSAAVPDAMRDFLREHNIHEVECVIADMTGIARGKILPKDLFLDGEHMRLPKSVLLNTVNGEQPNNLPYVGATDPDMVCVPDAATMRVVPWASESVALVIHDCMNFDGSPVELAPRSVLRRVLGLYAERGWKPVVAPEMEFYLVARNVDPHVPLMPPMGRSGMTELGRQSYSIDAVNDFDPFFLELSSFCKTHALGVETLIHEAGAGQMEINFAHGDALELADRVFLFKRAVRETALRHGIFATFMAKPMETEPGSAMHVHQSVVDARSGENIFTAADGGPSPLFFHFIGGLERYVPSALLMFAPHVNSYRRLSRFQSAPTNVRWGYDNRTCGIRVPNSTPENRRVENRVPGVDVNPYLAMAATLSCGYLGMVDGIAPSEPTDDSAEHIHDDLPRNLEDAILRMRQCPPLSNMLGDLFVQAFCEVKELEFATFSRVISSWEREHLMLLV, encoded by the coding sequence ATGAGCGCTGCAGTGCCCGATGCCATGCGCGATTTCCTGCGCGAGCACAACATCCACGAAGTCGAGTGCGTCATCGCCGACATGACCGGGATTGCACGCGGCAAGATCCTGCCGAAGGATTTGTTCCTGGACGGCGAACACATGCGCCTGCCGAAGAGCGTCCTGCTCAATACCGTCAATGGCGAGCAGCCGAACAATTTACCGTATGTCGGCGCCACCGATCCCGACATGGTCTGCGTGCCCGATGCGGCGACGATGCGGGTCGTGCCCTGGGCCTCGGAATCGGTGGCGCTGGTGATCCACGACTGCATGAATTTCGATGGCTCTCCCGTCGAACTCGCGCCCCGTTCCGTGCTGCGCCGCGTGCTCGGCCTGTATGCGGAGCGCGGCTGGAAGCCGGTGGTGGCGCCGGAAATGGAGTTTTATCTCGTTGCCAGGAATGTCGACCCGCACGTGCCGCTGATGCCGCCGATGGGGAGAAGCGGCATGACCGAACTCGGCCGCCAGTCGTATTCGATCGACGCCGTCAACGATTTCGATCCCTTCTTCCTGGAACTCTCGAGCTTCTGCAAAACCCATGCGCTGGGCGTCGAAACCCTGATCCATGAAGCCGGCGCGGGGCAGATGGAAATCAATTTCGCCCACGGGGATGCATTGGAGCTGGCCGACCGCGTGTTCCTGTTCAAGCGCGCCGTGCGCGAGACGGCGCTGCGCCATGGCATCTTCGCCACTTTCATGGCGAAACCGATGGAAACCGAGCCCGGCAGCGCGATGCACGTGCACCAGAGCGTGGTCGATGCACGCAGCGGAGAGAATATTTTTACGGCAGCCGATGGCGGACCGAGTCCGCTGTTCTTCCATTTTATCGGGGGCCTGGAGCGCTATGTGCCGTCGGCGCTGCTGATGTTCGCGCCGCACGTGAACTCTTACCGGCGCCTGTCGCGCTTCCAGTCGGCGCCGACCAACGTGCGCTGGGGCTACGACAACCGTACCTGCGGCATCCGCGTGCCCAATTCCACGCCGGAAAACCGGCGCGTCGAAAACCGGGTGCCGGGCGTCGACGTGAACCCCTATCTGGCGATGGCGGCCACCCTCAGCTGCGGCTACCTTGGCATGGTCGACGGCATCGCGCCATCCGAACCGACCGACGACAGTGCCGAGCACATCCACGACGACCTGCCGCGCAACCTGGAGGATGCAATCCTGCGCATGCGCCAGTGCCCGCCGCTATCGAACATGCTGGGAGACTTGTTCGTGCAGGCGTTTTGCGAAGTGAAAGAGCTGGAATTCGCGACGTTTAGCCGCGTGATCAGCTCGTGGGAGCGCGAGCATCTGATGCTGCTGGTGTGA
- the thpR gene encoding RNA 2',3'-cyclic phosphodiesterase: protein MDGVPSTRLFLALWPDPAIRHALRERRDAWDWPRGASPVHTDKLHMTLHFLGELPSERVPELQRGFAVPFTPFTLSIGVPKLWAHGVAVLEPHEEPPELLELHANLSSALVALGLQPEARTYRPHVTLARRANNVVVPPETEPLVWKIDGYALVESKPGNGGGYTVIQQYGTAA, encoded by the coding sequence ATGGACGGCGTCCCGAGCACCCGCCTGTTCCTGGCGCTGTGGCCGGATCCCGCGATCCGCCACGCGCTGCGTGAACGGCGTGACGCCTGGGACTGGCCGCGCGGCGCCAGCCCGGTGCATACGGACAAACTGCACATGACACTGCACTTCCTGGGCGAATTGCCGAGCGAGCGGGTGCCGGAGCTGCAGCGCGGGTTTGCGGTGCCATTTACCCCGTTCACGCTGTCGATCGGCGTGCCGAAACTGTGGGCACATGGCGTGGCCGTGCTGGAACCGCACGAGGAGCCGCCCGAGTTGCTCGAACTGCATGCGAATTTATCGTCTGCCCTGGTCGCGCTCGGCTTGCAGCCGGAAGCGCGCACCTATCGCCCGCACGTGACGCTGGCGCGGCGTGCCAACAATGTGGTCGTGCCGCCGGAGACCGAGCCGCTGGTCTGGAAGATCGACGGCTATGCATTGGTCGAATCGAAGCCCGGCAATGGCGGCGGCTATACGGTGATTCAGCAATACGGAACCGCTGCGTAA
- the panB gene encoding 3-methyl-2-oxobutanoate hydroxymethyltransferase, with amino-acid sequence MSAYLQGKEMTGGDAPAPAKPVAKPVTIPALQAMRAAGTKIAMLTCYDASFASLMDRCGVDILLIGDSLGMVCAGHSSTLPVTLADMVYHTASVARGNKNALILADLPFASYATPEAALESSAALMRAGAQMVKIEGGAWLADTVRFLAERGIPVCAHIGLTPQFVHQLGGFKVQGKTDEGAERLKNDALALQAAGAAIVLLEAVPAALGKATTELLQVPTIGIGAGPDCSGQVLVMHDMLGVFPGHKARFVKNFMEGQTSIEGAVRAYVSGVKDGSFPAPEHCF; translated from the coding sequence ATGAGCGCTTATTTGCAGGGCAAGGAAATGACGGGCGGCGACGCGCCGGCCCCGGCTAAACCCGTCGCCAAGCCCGTCACCATCCCGGCGCTGCAGGCGATGCGCGCGGCCGGCACCAAGATCGCCATGCTGACCTGCTACGACGCCAGCTTTGCCTCGCTGATGGACCGCTGCGGCGTCGACATCCTCCTGATCGGCGACTCGCTCGGCATGGTCTGCGCCGGCCATTCCTCGACGCTGCCGGTGACCCTTGCCGACATGGTCTACCACACGGCCTCGGTCGCGCGCGGCAACAAGAACGCGCTGATCCTGGCCGACCTCCCCTTCGCCAGCTACGCCACCCCGGAAGCGGCCCTGGAAAGCTCGGCCGCGCTGATGCGCGCCGGCGCCCAGATGGTCAAGATCGAAGGCGGCGCCTGGCTGGCCGACACGGTCCGTTTCCTGGCCGAGCGCGGCATCCCCGTGTGCGCCCACATCGGCCTGACCCCGCAATTCGTCCACCAGCTGGGCGGTTTCAAGGTGCAGGGCAAGACCGATGAAGGCGCCGAGCGCCTGAAAAACGATGCGCTGGCCCTGCAGGCGGCGGGCGCGGCGATCGTGCTGTTGGAGGCCGTGCCGGCAGCGCTGGGCAAGGCGACGACGGAATTGCTGCAGGTGCCGACGATCGGCATCGGCGCCGGCCCCGACTGCTCGGGCCAGGTGCTGGTCATGCACGATATGCTGGGCGTGTTCCCAGGCCACAAGGCGCGTTTCGTGAAGAACTTCATGGAAGGCCAGACCAGCATCGAAGGCGCCGTGCGCGCCTACGTGTCCGGCGTCAAGGACGGCAGCTTCCCGGCGCCGGAACACTGCTTTTAA
- a CDS encoding DMT family protein, translated as MQIPVFFQTAGLLALSNVFMTFAWYGHLKSLNNRAWYIAALISWGIALFEYLLQVPANRIGATQYSLAQLKIMQEAITLSVFVPFAMFYMDQPFKLDYIWAALCLVGAVYFIFRS; from the coding sequence ATGCAAATTCCTGTCTTCTTCCAAACCGCGGGCCTGCTCGCGCTGTCGAACGTCTTCATGACCTTCGCCTGGTACGGGCACCTGAAAAGCCTGAACAACCGCGCCTGGTATATCGCCGCCCTGATCAGCTGGGGCATCGCCCTGTTCGAATACCTGCTGCAGGTGCCGGCGAATCGCATCGGCGCCACCCAGTACAGCCTGGCCCAATTGAAGATCATGCAGGAAGCGATCACGCTGAGCGTGTTCGTCCCCTTCGCCATGTTTTATATGGACCAGCCGTTCAAGCTCGACTACATCTGGGCCGCACTCTGCCTGGTCGGCGCCGTCTATTTCATCTTCCGCAGCTAA
- the folK gene encoding 2-amino-4-hydroxy-6-hydroxymethyldihydropteridine diphosphokinase: MIAFIGIGANLGDARGNVVDALARLERQSGCRLVASSSLWRTAPIDSSGDDYINAVAVIETSLDAHALLATLHAIETDHGRERPYRNAPRTLDLDLLLYGDQVIATPALTVPHPRLHERAFVLAPLLEIAPDTLIPGRGRAADYLPGVADQAIVRLD, from the coding sequence ATGATCGCTTTCATCGGCATCGGCGCCAACCTGGGCGATGCGCGCGGCAATGTCGTGGACGCCCTGGCGCGCCTGGAGCGCCAATCCGGCTGCCGGCTGGTGGCCTCTTCCAGCCTGTGGCGCACGGCGCCGATCGATTCCTCGGGCGACGATTACATCAACGCCGTGGCCGTCATCGAAACAAGCCTCGACGCCCACGCGCTGCTGGCGACGCTGCACGCCATCGAAACCGACCACGGCCGCGAACGGCCGTATCGCAATGCGCCACGCACCCTCGACCTCGATCTGCTGTTATATGGCGACCAGGTCATCGCCACCCCGGCCCTGACAGTACCGCACCCGCGCCTGCACGAGCGCGCCTTCGTGCTGGCGCCGCTGCTGGAAATTGCGCCCGACACCCTCATCCCCGGCCGCGGACGCGCCGCCGATTATTTGCCGGGCGTGGCCGACCAGGCCATCGTCCGCCTCGACTAA
- the pcnB gene encoding polynucleotide adenylyltransferase PcnB yields MIKKFIRKILGVKDERDPTEPVVLGPEEHGIDLKLVSPNAIRLTQTLQEAGFKAFVVGGAVRDLLLGVKPKDFDIATDATPEQVKKLFRRAFIIGRRFQIVHVMFGQELLEVTTFRGNGSNNAPKDEHGRVLRDNNFGPQHEDAARRDFTINAMYYDPATQSVLDYHGGIADIREKTLRIIGMPEARYREDPVRMLRVVRFAAKLGFTIEPTTRAPIPVMAPLIDNVPAARVFDEMLKLLLSGHALACLKELRSAGLHHGLLPLLDVVLEQPIGMKFVTLALESTDSRVKAGKGVSPGFLFASLLWHQVLEKWTAYRAAGEAPIPALHLAADDVLETQTDNLALQRRIATDMRDIWAMQPRFERRTGKAPYKLLENPRFRAGYDFLLLRCESGELEMEIGEWWTAFYEAEAGERERLVTQANRPAPVAGEKKKRAPRRGPRNRSSEGADAGAGSNAGSSDSAPTVSNIRE; encoded by the coding sequence ATGATTAAAAAATTCATTCGTAAAATCCTTGGCGTGAAAGACGAGCGCGACCCTACCGAACCAGTCGTCCTCGGGCCGGAAGAACACGGTATCGATTTAAAACTCGTGTCGCCGAACGCGATCCGGCTCACGCAGACCCTGCAGGAAGCCGGTTTCAAAGCCTTTGTCGTCGGCGGCGCCGTGCGCGACCTGCTGCTGGGCGTGAAACCGAAAGATTTCGATATCGCCACCGACGCCACGCCGGAACAGGTGAAAAAATTGTTCCGCCGCGCCTTCATCATCGGCCGCCGCTTCCAGATCGTGCACGTGATGTTCGGCCAGGAGCTGCTGGAAGTGACGACCTTCCGCGGCAACGGCAGCAACAACGCGCCGAAGGACGAGCACGGTCGCGTCCTGCGCGACAACAATTTCGGACCGCAGCACGAGGACGCCGCGCGCCGCGATTTCACCATCAACGCGATGTACTACGATCCGGCCACGCAAAGCGTGCTGGACTACCACGGCGGCATTGCCGACATCCGCGAAAAAACCCTGCGCATCATCGGCATGCCGGAAGCGCGCTACCGCGAAGACCCGGTGCGCATGCTGCGCGTGGTGCGCTTCGCGGCCAAGCTCGGTTTTACGATCGAGCCGACCACGCGCGCGCCAATCCCGGTGATGGCGCCCCTGATCGACAACGTGCCCGCCGCGCGCGTGTTCGACGAAATGCTGAAGTTGCTGCTGTCGGGCCACGCGCTGGCCTGCCTGAAGGAACTGCGTTCGGCCGGCCTGCACCACGGCCTGCTGCCCCTGCTCGACGTGGTGCTGGAGCAGCCGATCGGCATGAAGTTCGTGACGCTTGCGCTCGAATCCACGGATTCGCGTGTCAAAGCCGGCAAGGGCGTGTCGCCGGGCTTCCTGTTCGCCTCGCTGTTGTGGCACCAGGTGCTCGAAAAATGGACGGCGTATCGGGCTGCCGGTGAGGCGCCGATCCCGGCCCTGCACCTGGCCGCCGACGACGTGCTGGAAACGCAAACGGACAATCTCGCCCTGCAGCGCCGCATCGCCACCGACATGCGCGACATCTGGGCCATGCAGCCGCGCTTCGAACGCCGCACCGGCAAGGCGCCGTACAAATTGCTCGAGAATCCGCGCTTCCGCGCCGGTTACGACTTCCTGCTGCTGCGCTGCGAGTCGGGCGAGCTGGAGATGGAAATCGGCGAGTGGTGGACCGCCTTCTACGAGGCCGAAGCGGGCGAACGCGAGCGCCTGGTCACCCAGGCCAACCGTCCGGCGCCCGTCGCCGGCGAAAAGAAGAAGCGCGCGCCGCGCCGTGGGCCGCGCAACCGCAGCAGTGAAGGTGCCGATGCAGGTGCGGGATCGAACGCGGGCTCCAGCGACTCCGCACCGACCGTGAGCAACATCCGGGAATGA
- a CDS encoding histidinol-phosphatase, whose protein sequence is MNKLALFDLDHTLLPIDSDYEWGQFLVRIGAVDAAAYARRNDEFFAQYQAGVLDPVEYLEFALGTLAGFAPDELAAMHARYMREVIEPAIQPQALALVRRHQEAGDLVAIITATNHTITAPIAKLFGVEHHIAAMPERDADGRLTGKLAGTPTSGPGKITHMHAWLERLGRPFDSFESSHFYSDSHNDIPLLSIVSHPVATNPSAALASHAHAQGWPLLHLFND, encoded by the coding sequence ATGAACAAGCTTGCCCTGTTTGACCTCGACCACACCTTGCTGCCGATCGACTCGGACTACGAGTGGGGCCAGTTTTTGGTGCGCATCGGGGCCGTCGACGCGGCCGCCTATGCGCGCCGCAACGATGAATTTTTCGCGCAATACCAGGCCGGCGTGCTCGACCCGGTCGAATACCTCGAATTCGCCCTCGGCACCCTGGCCGGTTTCGCGCCCGACGAACTGGCGGCCATGCACGCGCGGTACATGCGCGAGGTGATCGAACCGGCGATCCAGCCGCAGGCGCTGGCGCTGGTCAGGCGCCACCAGGAGGCCGGCGACCTGGTGGCGATCATCACCGCCACCAACCACACCATCACGGCGCCGATCGCAAAGCTGTTCGGCGTCGAGCACCACATCGCGGCGATGCCGGAACGCGATGCCGACGGCCGGCTGACCGGGAAACTGGCCGGCACGCCGACCTCGGGGCCGGGCAAGATCACCCACATGCACGCCTGGCTGGAGCGTCTCGGCCGTCCGTTCGACAGCTTCGAGAGCAGCCATTTCTACAGCGATTCGCACAACGACATTCCGCTGCTGTCGATCGTCTCCCACCCGGTCGCGACCAACCCGAGCGCCGCGCTCGCCAGCCACGCACACGCCCAAGGCTGGCCTTTACTCCATCTCTTCAATGATTAA
- the hda gene encoding DnaA regulatory inactivator Hda has translation MKQLVLDLGAEPAHSLDTFQVGENAELAHLMHQFAQRASREHFAYLWGDTGAGKTHLLQALASTPNSRYIAASAPAADFVYSPDISLYLLDDCDRLGPAAQIDAFALFNQIREHGAYMVSTGPVPPAVLPVREDLRTRMGWGLIYLIHGLSDDQKIAALTQAAEARGLTLSASVLPYLLSHFKRDMRSLATMLDALDQYSLETQRPVTLPLLRDLLLSHPPADAAQPDSTQSDTKQ, from the coding sequence ATGAAGCAGCTGGTGCTCGATTTAGGCGCCGAGCCGGCGCACAGCCTCGATACCTTCCAGGTCGGGGAAAATGCCGAACTGGCGCACTTGATGCACCAGTTCGCGCAGCGTGCATCGCGCGAGCATTTCGCCTACCTGTGGGGTGATACAGGCGCCGGCAAGACCCACCTGCTGCAGGCGCTGGCGAGCACCCCGAACTCGCGCTACATCGCAGCAAGCGCCCCGGCCGCCGACTTTGTCTACTCGCCCGACATTTCCCTGTACCTGCTGGACGATTGCGACCGCCTCGGCCCGGCCGCCCAGATCGACGCGTTCGCCCTGTTCAACCAGATCCGCGAACACGGCGCCTACATGGTCTCGACCGGCCCGGTGCCGCCGGCCGTGCTGCCGGTGCGCGAAGATCTGAGAACGCGCATGGGCTGGGGACTGATCTACCTGATCCACGGTTTATCCGACGACCAGAAGATCGCCGCCCTGACGCAGGCGGCCGAGGCGCGCGGCCTGACCCTGTCGGCCAGCGTGTTACCCTATTTGCTGTCTCACTTCAAGCGCGACATGCGCTCGCTGGCGACGATGCTGGACGCCCTCGACCAGTACTCGCTCGAGACCCAGCGCCCGGTCACGCTGCCCCTGCTGCGCGACCTGCTGCTCTCACATCCGCCGGCCGATGCTGCGCAGCCGGACTCCACGCAGTCGGATACTAAACAATGA
- the purM gene encoding phosphoribosylformylglycinamidine cyclo-ligase, protein MSQPSNVSLSYRDAGVDIDAGDALVEAIKPFAKRTMREGVLGGIGGFGGLFEISKKFKEPVLVSGTDGVGTKLKLAFELNRHDTVGIDLVAMSVNDILVQGAEPLFFLDYFACGKLDVATATAVVKGIAEGCEQSGCALLGGETAEMPGMYPDGEYDLAGFAVGAVEKSQIIDGSKITPGDVVLGLASSGIHSNGYSLVRKIIAVAKPDLEADFHGRKLSDVLMAPTRLYVKPLLALMASMEVKGLVHITGGGLVENIPRVLQDNLTAVLDGKSWTMPPLFQWLQQHGGVADAEMHRVFNCGIGMTVIVSKENADAAMAQLQAAGETVYRIGEIRAREEGQAQTVVL, encoded by the coding sequence ATGAGCCAACCATCTAATGTTTCTCTCTCCTACCGCGACGCAGGTGTCGATATCGATGCCGGCGACGCTCTGGTCGAAGCGATCAAGCCGTTTGCCAAGCGCACCATGCGGGAAGGCGTGCTCGGCGGCATCGGCGGTTTCGGCGGGCTGTTCGAGATCAGCAAGAAGTTCAAGGAGCCGGTCCTGGTCTCGGGTACCGACGGCGTCGGCACCAAGCTGAAACTCGCATTCGAGCTGAACCGCCACGACACGGTCGGCATCGACCTGGTCGCCATGAGCGTCAACGACATCCTGGTGCAGGGCGCGGAACCGCTGTTCTTCCTCGACTATTTCGCCTGCGGCAAGCTGGACGTGGCGACCGCGACCGCGGTAGTCAAGGGCATCGCCGAAGGCTGCGAACAGTCCGGCTGCGCGCTGCTCGGCGGCGAGACCGCCGAAATGCCGGGCATGTACCCGGACGGCGAATACGACCTGGCCGGCTTCGCGGTCGGCGCGGTGGAAAAATCGCAGATCATCGACGGCAGCAAGATCACCCCGGGCGACGTGGTGCTGGGCCTGGCCTCGTCGGGCATCCACTCCAACGGCTATTCGCTGGTGCGCAAGATCATCGCGGTGGCCAAGCCGGACCTGGAAGCCGATTTCCATGGGCGCAAGCTGTCGGACGTGCTGATGGCGCCGACCCGCCTCTACGTCAAACCGCTGCTGGCGCTGATGGCGTCGATGGAAGTGAAGGGCCTGGTCCACATCACCGGCGGCGGCCTGGTCGAAAACATCCCGCGCGTGCTGCAGGACAATCTGACGGCCGTGCTCGATGGCAAATCGTGGACCATGCCGCCGCTGTTCCAGTGGCTGCAGCAGCACGGCGGCGTGGCGGATGCCGAAATGCACCGCGTGTTCAATTGCGGCATCGGCATGACGGTCATCGTCTCGAAAGAGAATGCGGACGCGGCCATGGCCCAGCTGCAGGCAGCCGGCGAGACCGTCTATCGGATCGGCGAGATCCGTGCCCGCGAAGAGGGGCAGGCGCAGACCGTGGTGCTGTAA